The following proteins are co-located in the Acipenser ruthenus chromosome 35, fAciRut3.2 maternal haplotype, whole genome shotgun sequence genome:
- the LOC131705147 gene encoding zona pellucida sperm-binding protein 2-like — protein sequence MTCGAQDYPVVKYLRRPLYFEVELLYSRDPQAELFLDNCWATYSADRNSSPKWDVVVDSCENSADEYLTIFHPVSSNARVLFPSHLKRFEVKMFSFTSGWDALKGQIYFHCSVVIQTGHQTASVADGAFQGNRGLVAVLKGWTVVQ from the exons ATGACTTG tggagctcaggattaccctgttgtgaagtacttgcgaagacccttgtattttgaggtagagctcctgtacagcagggatccacaggctgaattgtttttggacaactgctgggcaacctattctgctgacaggaatagctctccaaagtgggatgttgttgtggacag ctgtgagaactctgcagatgaatacttgaccatctttcacccagtgtccagcaatgcaagagtgctgttcccttcccatctgaagaggtttgaagtgaaaatgttttccttcacaagcggctgggatgcactgaaaggacag atttacttccactgcagtgttgtgattcaaaccggccatcagacagcctctgtagcagacggtgcattccagggaaacagaggcttg gtcgcagtgctgaagggatggacggtggtgcagtaa